The DNA region GCGGCGTGGCCTTCGTCAACGACTCGAAGGCGACCAATGTCGGCGCCGCCGTCGCGGCCATCACGGGGACCGAAGGCCCGGTGGTGTTGATCGCCGGCGGCGACGGCAAGGGGGCGGACTTCAGCCCGCTGCTGGACGCGGTCGAGGGCCGGGCGCGCGCCGTGGTGCTCCTGGGTCGCGATGCGCCGCAACTCGAGCGCCTGCTGGCCCCGGCCTGCCCGGTCGTGCATGCGGACGGCATCGAGGCTGCGGTGACGGCGGCGGCGGAGCTGGCCGAGCCGGGCGACACGGTGCTGCTGTCGCCGGCCTGCGCCAGCACCGACATGTATCGCGACTACACGGAGCGCGGCGACCGCTTCGCGGCCGCCGCCCGGGCCTTGCCGTCATGAGCGCCGTCATGACACATGCCGCGCCCCCGGGGCTGCGCACCGATCCCTGGCTGGCGGGCAGCGCGCTGGTCCTCGCCCTGCTCGGCGTGGTGATGGTGGCGTCCGCCTCGATCACGATGGCCGACCAGGTGCACGGCCAGCCGTTCTATTTCCTCGTGCGCCAGTCGATCTATCTCGCGCTCGGCCTGTGCGTCGCGGCCTTCTGCATGCTGGTGCCGATGCGCGCCTGGGAGCAGGGCTCGCCGCTCCTGCTGGCGCTGGGGATGCTGCTGCTGGTCGTCGTGCTGCTGCCCGGCATCGGCCACGAGGTCAACGGCGCCACGCGCTGGTTGCGCATCGGGCCGCTCAACCTGCAGGCCTCGGAGCCCGCACGGCTGTTGCTGTTGATGTACCTGTGCGGCTACGTGGCGCGGCGTCGCGGCGCGCTCGAGTCCGGTCTCAAGGGGCTGCTGTTCCCGATGGCGGTGGTGACGCTGGCGGGCGTGCTGCTCATGCTGCAGCCGGATTTCGGCGCCACGGCCGTGCTGTTCGCCACCGCGATCGGCGTGTTGTTCGTAGGCGGCATGCGCTTCGGTTACCTGATGCTCATCGGGGTGGCGGGCTTCACATCGCTCGCGCTGCTGGTGCTCACCTCCGAGTACCGCATGCGTCGGTTGACGGCCTTCCTGGATCCGTGGGCGGATCCGTGGAATTCCGGCTTCCAGCTCACCCAGTCGCTCATCGCGATCGCCCGCGGCGAATGGCTGGGTGTCGGGCTGGGCGGCAGCGTGCAGAAACTGTTCTACCTGCCGGAGGCGCACACCGACTTCGTGTTCGCGGTGTTCGCCGAGGAGTTCGGCCTCGTCGGCGTGTTCCTGATCGTGGCGCTGTTTGCGGTGCTGGTGGTGCGCGCCTATGCCATCAGCGCGGCCGCGGCGGCCGCGGAACGCGTGTTCGCGGCGTGCCTGGCCTTCGGCATCGGCACCTGGATCGGCCTGCAGGCCTTCATCAACATGGCGGTGAACATGGGCCTGCTGCCGACCAAGGGGCTGACATTGCCCCTGGTCAGCTACGGCGGCAGCAGCCTGCTGGTCACCGGGGCAGCCATCGGCCTGCTGCTGCGCATCCATTACGAACTCCAGGCGGACGGCTATGCCGGACGCCGCAAGCGGCGGTCCAGGTCATGAGCGGCCGGGTGCTGATCATGGCGGGCGGCACGGGCGGACACGTGTTCCCGGCGCTGGCCGTGGCCGACGCCTTGCGGGCGCGCGGCATCGAAGTGGTGTGGATGGGCACCCGTCTCGGGCTCGAGGCGCGCGTGGTGCCGGAGGCGGGGATCCGGGTCGAGTGGATCGCCATCGCCGGCCTGCGCGGCAAGAATCTCCTCACGCGGCTCGCCGCGCCGTTCCGCATCCTGCTGGCGGTGGCGCAGGCCTTGCGCATCATGTTGCGCGTCAAGCCGGCCGTGGTGCTCGGCATGGGCGGCTACGCGGCGGGTCCGGGGGGAGTCGCCGCCTGGCTGACGCGCCGGCCGCTGGTGATCCACGAGCAGAATGCGATCGCCGGGACCACCAACCAGATCCTCGCGCGCCTCTCGAGTCGCGTCCTCGCCGCGTTTCCCGGCGCGTTCCCCGGCGGGGTCTCGAGCATGGTCGTCGGTAACCCGGTGCGCGCGTCGATCGCCGCGCTGCCCGGTCCGGACCGGCGCCTCGCGGACCGCACGGGGCCCGTGCACCTGCTGGTGCTGGGTGGCAGCCAGGGGGCCCTGGCCCTGAACCAGACCGTGCCCGAAGCGCTCGCGCACCTGCCGGAAGAGCAGCGCCCGCTGGTCCGCCACCAGGCGGGGCGCAACACGCTGGAGGTCGCTCGCGCAGCCTATGCACGTTTCGGGGTCGCCGCGGAGGTGAGCGAGTTCATCGACGACATGGCGGCGGCCTATGGCTGGGCCGATCTCGCGATCTGTCGTTCGGGTGCGCTGACCGTTTCCGAGCTGGCGGCGGCCGGCGTCCCCGCCGTCCTCGTGCCGTTCCCGGCCGCGGTGGACGACCACCAGACCCTGAACGGCGGCTACCTGGTGGCGGCCGGCGCCGCGGTGCTGGTGCCGGAGTCCCAGCTCGATCCCGACCGTCTCTCGCATGTGCTGGCGGGCCTCTTGGGCGACCGCGGGCGGCGCCTGGACATGGCGCGGCGCGCACGCGGCGCGGCGCGTACCGAGGCGCTCAGCACCATCGAGCGGGTATTGCTCGACGTCGGCGGGCTGGCCGCGGAGGAGGCGCGATGAAAAACCGCATGCGCCGCGTCAATCGTATCCATTTCGTCGGCATCGGCGGCTCGGGCATGGGCGGCATCGCCGAGGTGCTGCTCAACCTCGGCTACGACGTGCAGGGTTCGGACCTGAAGTCCGGCCCGGTCGTGGAGCGCCTGGCTTCGCTCGGCGCGCGCGTGATGATCGGCCACAGTGCGGCGCACCTGGAGAACGTGGACGTCGTGGTGGTGTCCAGCGCGGTATCCGCCGACAACCCCGAGGTCACGGCGGCCCAAGAGCGCCGCATCCCGGTGGTGAAACGCGCCGAGATGCTCGCCGAGCTGATGCGCTTCCGTTACGGGATCGCGGTCGCGGGAACCCACGGCAAGACCACGACCACGAGCCTGGTCGCGAGCGTCCTCGCCGAGGCGGGCTTCGACCCGACCTTCGTCATCGGCGGCCGGCTGAACAGCGCCAACACGCACGCGCGCCTCGGCGCCGGCCGTTTCCTCGTCGCCGAGGCCGACGAGAGCGATGCCTCCTTCGTCCACCTGCAACCCATGCTCGCCGTGGTGACCAACGTCGAGGCCGACCACATGGCGACCTACGGCGGCGACCTCGAGCAGCTCCACCAGACCTTCGTGGATTTCCTGCACAACCTGCCGTTCTACGGCCTGGCCATCGTGTGCGTGGACGACCCCGGTGCGGCCTCGCTGCTGGCGCGTGTGCCGCGCGCCGTGCTGACTTACGGCTTCGATGAGCGCGCCGATCTGCGCGCCACGAATTTTCGCCAGGAAGGCCGCGTGTCGCGTTTCACCGTGACGCGTCCGGGCGGGGCCGCGCCGCTGGAGGTCGAGCTCAAGCTCGCCGGGCGGCACAACGCGCAGAATGCGCTCGCGGCGATCGCGGTGGCCCAGGAGCTGGAGGTCGAGGACGCCGCGTTGCTGCGCGCGCTCGCCGGCTTCGGGGGGATCGACCGGCGCATGCAGGAACTCGGCGAGATCGCTGCGGGCGAGGGCACGGCCCTGCTGGTGGACGATTACGGTCACCATCCGACCGAGCTCGAGAAGACGCTCGAAGCGATCCACGGCGCCTGGCCGGGTCGCCGCGTCGTCGTGGCTTTCCAGCCGCATCGCTACAGCCGCACCCGCGACCTCATGGATGACTTTGCGCGCGTGCTCTCCGGCACCGACGCGCTGTTGCTCTGCGAGGTCTATGCCGCGGGCGAGGATCCGGTGTCGAATGCCGACGGCCGGGCGCTGGCCCGCGCGATCCGCTCGCGCGGCAAGGTCGAGCCGGTGTTCGTCGAGCGGGTCGAAGACCTTCCCGAGGCGCTGGTCGGGGTGCTTCGCGCGGATGACCTGCTGGTGACCTTCGGCGCCGGCAGCATCGGCGCGGTTGCAGCGCGGCTGCCGGAGCAGCTGCCGCCGGGAGCCTCGTCGTGATGGCCGTGTTGCGCACGCCACCGCCCCATGCGCCACGCGGCGAGCTGCGCCATGGCGAGCCGATGTCCCGGCACACGTCCTGGCGGGTGGGCGGACCGGCCGACACCTGGTTCCGTCCCGCCGACCTCGACGACCTGGCGGCCTTTCTTGCCGCGCTCGATCCTGCCACGCCCGTTCACCTGGTCGGCCTCGGCAGCAACCTGCTGGTGCGCGACGGCGGGGTGCGCGGCGTCGTGATCGGCACGCACGGCGTGTTGTCCGGAATGGCGCGCTCCGGGGAACGGGGGATTCGCGCGGAGGCGGGCGTGCCCTGCGCGAAGATCGCGCGCAGCTGCGCGCGCTGGGGGCTCGGCGCCGGGGAGTTTTTCGCCGGCATCCCGGGGACGCTCGGCGGCGCCCTGGCGATGAACGCCGGCGCATTCGGCGGCGAGACCTGGGACTACGTGGTGGCCGTGGAGACGCTGGATCGTGCCGGGGTCCGCCGCCGGCGGGCACGCGACGAGTACGCGACCGGTTATCGCAGCGTGCAGGGGCCGGCCGGCGAATGGTTCATCGCCGCGGAGCTCGCATTCCCCGCGGGGCGCCCGACCACCCAGGCCTCCATCCGCGAACTGCTGGTGAAGCGCAAGGCCACCCAGCCGATCGGCGAGCCGAGCTGCGGTTCCGTGTTCACCAACCCGCCCGGCGACCATGCCGCGCGGCTGATCGAGGCCGCGGGGTTGAAGGGCTGTCGCATCGGCGGCGCCGAGGTGTCGCCCAAGCATGCCAACTTCATCATCAACACCGGGACGGCCACCGCCGCCGATATCGAACGGCTGATGGCGCATGTCGCCGCCGAGGTGGAGCGGCTGCATGGCGTGCGGCTCGAGACCGAGGTGCGCGTGATCGGCGAACCCGCGACCGATGCGCCCGGCACGCCTGCCGCGCCGCGCGCCGCGGCCGGCAAGATCGGCGCGTCCGGGGAGGGCTCGTCATGAGCCGGGTCCCGGTTACCGCAGCCGCGGACTTCGGGCGCGTCGCCGTCCTGCTGGGCGGGACCTCCGCGGAGCGCGAGATCTCGCTGCTCACCGGCGAGGCGGTGCTCGCCGCGTTGCGCAGACGCGGCGTGGATGCCGAGGGGGTCGATCCCGCGTCGGGCCTCGAGCCGCTCTTGAGCGGCGGTTTCGATCGCGCCTGGATTGCGCTGCACGGCCGCGGCGGCGAGGACGGCCTGATGCAGGGCGCGCTCGAGACCCTCGGCATGCCCTACACCGGCAGCGGCGTGCTCGGCTCGTCGCTGGCGATGGACAAGCTGCGCAGCAAGCAGCTGTTCGTCGCCTGGGCGCTCGCCACGCCGCGCTGGCGGGTGATGCGCGCGGCCGACGAAGCGGCCTCCGTGGTGGCGGAATTCGGCCTGCCGTTGATCGTCAAGCCGGCCGGCGAGGGGTCGAGCGTCGGCATGAGCAAGGTGACGGAAGCCGCCCGGCTGCCTGCGGCATGGGCCGAGGCAAATCGTTGGGCGGGCCCGGTGCTGGTCGAGGAGTGGGTGTCGGGCGAGGAATACTCGGTGGGCGTGCTGCAGGGAGACACGCTGCCGGCCGTGCGCATCGAGACGCCGCGCGCCTTCTACGACTACGAGGCGAAGTACTTCTCCGACGAGACGCGTTACCACTGCCCCTGCGGGCTCGATCCGGCGCGCGAAGCGGATTTCGCGCGACTCGCGCGGCTGGCGTTCGAAGCCGTCGGCGCGAGCGGCTGGGGTCGCGTCGATTTCCTGCTGCCGGCCGACGGCGTGCCGCGATTCCTGGAGGTCAACACGATCCCGGGCATGACCAGCCACAGCCTCGTGCCGATGGGCGCGCGGCAGGCCGGTATCGATTTCGACGAACTGGCCTGGCGCGTGCTGGAAACCAGTTTTGGCCGGGCGACGGCCGGGGAGGGGACGCATGGCACGCGCGGCTAAGTCCACCCGCCGGTCCCGGCGCACCGCCAGGCCCCGTTTCGAGTGGCGGTGGCCGGCCCTGCCCGCGTGGCCGTGGCGCCGGCTCGCAGGCGGCACCGTTATCGCGGCCGCGCTCGTGGCCGGGACCTGGGGCCTGGCGCTGTTGCTGGACCGTCCCATCCGCGCGGTGACCGTGCACGGACCGTTCGAGCGGGTCAGCGTGCTGCAGGTCGAAGCGGCGGTCGGCAGCCTGCGCACGGCAGGGTTCCTCGGCGTGCGGCTCGAGCAGTTGCGCGAACAGATCGTCGCCATCGACTGGGTGGACGACGCGATCGTGCGCCGTCGCTGGCCGGCGGAAATCGAGATCACCGTCATCGAACAGGCCCCCGCGGCGCGCTGGGGCGACAGCGGCCTGCTGAACACACGCGGCGAGCTGTTCGTGCAGGACGCGCGGCATGTCCCGGCGGAATTGCCGCGCCTCTCCGGGCCGGAGGGCAGCGAGGCCAGTGTGGCGCGGAAATATCTCGATGCCCGGGCGACGCTGGCCGCGACCGGCTTCCGGCTGCGGGTGCTGGAGCTGGACGAGCGCGGCTCATGGCGCATCGAGCTGAGCAACGGTGTGGAGCTGCGCCTCGGACGGCAGTCCTTCGAGACACGATTGCGGCGCTTCGCCCGCGTGGCCGCGCCATTGCTCACACCCCGGGTGGCCGAAGTCGGCTACGTGGACCTGCGCTACAGCCGCGGCTTCGCCGTCGGCTGGCGCGAGCGCGGCGCCGCGGCCGCAAGCAGCGAGGGACCTACGCACGATGGCTAAGCGCAACGCCAGGGAAACGATCGTCGGACTGGATATCGGCACCTCCAAGGTGGTCGCGATCGTCGGTGAACTCATGGAGGAAGGCGGGCTGGAGATCATCGGCATCGGCAGTCACCCCTCGCGCGGGCTGAAGAAGGGCGTGGTGGTCAATATCGAGTCCACCGTGCTGTCGATCCAGCGCGCGGTGGAGGAGGCCGAGCTGATGGCCGGCTGCGAGATCTCCGAGGTCTACGCGGGGATCGCGGGGAGCCACGTGCGCAGCCTCAACTCGCACGGCATCGTCGCCATCCGCGAGCGCGAAGTGACGCCGGGCGACGTGGACCGGGTGATCGACGCCGCGCGGGCGGTGGCCATTCCGGCCGACCAGAAGATCCTGCACATCATCCCGCAGGAATTCCTCATCGATCACCAGGAAGGGATCCGCGAGCCGATCGGCATGTCGGGCGTGCGCCTCGAGGCGAAGGTGCACATGGTCACCGGCGCCGAGTCCGCCGCGCAGAACATCATCAAGTGCGTGCAGCGCTGCGGCCTGACCGTCGTGGATATCGTGCTCGAACAGCTCGCCTCCAGCC from Wenzhouxiangella sp. XN24 includes:
- the ftsW gene encoding putative lipid II flippase FtsW; amino-acid sequence: MTHAAPPGLRTDPWLAGSALVLALLGVVMVASASITMADQVHGQPFYFLVRQSIYLALGLCVAAFCMLVPMRAWEQGSPLLLALGMLLLVVVLLPGIGHEVNGATRWLRIGPLNLQASEPARLLLLMYLCGYVARRRGALESGLKGLLFPMAVVTLAGVLLMLQPDFGATAVLFATAIGVLFVGGMRFGYLMLIGVAGFTSLALLVLTSEYRMRRLTAFLDPWADPWNSGFQLTQSLIAIARGEWLGVGLGGSVQKLFYLPEAHTDFVFAVFAEEFGLVGVFLIVALFAVLVVRAYAISAAAAAAERVFAACLAFGIGTWIGLQAFINMAVNMGLLPTKGLTLPLVSYGGSSLLVTGAAIGLLLRIHYELQADGYAGRRKRRSRS
- the murG gene encoding undecaprenyldiphospho-muramoylpentapeptide beta-N-acetylglucosaminyltransferase, with translation MSGRVLIMAGGTGGHVFPALAVADALRARGIEVVWMGTRLGLEARVVPEAGIRVEWIAIAGLRGKNLLTRLAAPFRILLAVAQALRIMLRVKPAVVLGMGGYAAGPGGVAAWLTRRPLVIHEQNAIAGTTNQILARLSSRVLAAFPGAFPGGVSSMVVGNPVRASIAALPGPDRRLADRTGPVHLLVLGGSQGALALNQTVPEALAHLPEEQRPLVRHQAGRNTLEVARAAYARFGVAAEVSEFIDDMAAAYGWADLAICRSGALTVSELAAAGVPAVLVPFPAAVDDHQTLNGGYLVAAGAAVLVPESQLDPDRLSHVLAGLLGDRGRRLDMARRARGAARTEALSTIERVLLDVGGLAAEEAR
- the murC gene encoding UDP-N-acetylmuramate--L-alanine ligase, whose protein sequence is MKNRMRRVNRIHFVGIGGSGMGGIAEVLLNLGYDVQGSDLKSGPVVERLASLGARVMIGHSAAHLENVDVVVVSSAVSADNPEVTAAQERRIPVVKRAEMLAELMRFRYGIAVAGTHGKTTTTSLVASVLAEAGFDPTFVIGGRLNSANTHARLGAGRFLVAEADESDASFVHLQPMLAVVTNVEADHMATYGGDLEQLHQTFVDFLHNLPFYGLAIVCVDDPGAASLLARVPRAVLTYGFDERADLRATNFRQEGRVSRFTVTRPGGAAPLEVELKLAGRHNAQNALAAIAVAQELEVEDAALLRALAGFGGIDRRMQELGEIAAGEGTALLVDDYGHHPTELEKTLEAIHGAWPGRRVVVAFQPHRYSRTRDLMDDFARVLSGTDALLLCEVYAAGEDPVSNADGRALARAIRSRGKVEPVFVERVEDLPEALVGVLRADDLLVTFGAGSIGAVAARLPEQLPPGASS
- the murB gene encoding UDP-N-acetylmuramate dehydrogenase, translating into MAVLRTPPPHAPRGELRHGEPMSRHTSWRVGGPADTWFRPADLDDLAAFLAALDPATPVHLVGLGSNLLVRDGGVRGVVIGTHGVLSGMARSGERGIRAEAGVPCAKIARSCARWGLGAGEFFAGIPGTLGGALAMNAGAFGGETWDYVVAVETLDRAGVRRRRARDEYATGYRSVQGPAGEWFIAAELAFPAGRPTTQASIRELLVKRKATQPIGEPSCGSVFTNPPGDHAARLIEAAGLKGCRIGGAEVSPKHANFIINTGTATAADIERLMAHVAAEVERLHGVRLETEVRVIGEPATDAPGTPAAPRAAAGKIGASGEGSS
- a CDS encoding D-alanine--D-alanine ligase — encoded protein: MSRVPVTAAADFGRVAVLLGGTSAEREISLLTGEAVLAALRRRGVDAEGVDPASGLEPLLSGGFDRAWIALHGRGGEDGLMQGALETLGMPYTGSGVLGSSLAMDKLRSKQLFVAWALATPRWRVMRAADEAASVVAEFGLPLIVKPAGEGSSVGMSKVTEAARLPAAWAEANRWAGPVLVEEWVSGEEYSVGVLQGDTLPAVRIETPRAFYDYEAKYFSDETRYHCPCGLDPAREADFARLARLAFEAVGASGWGRVDFLLPADGVPRFLEVNTIPGMTSHSLVPMGARQAGIDFDELAWRVLETSFGRATAGEGTHGTRG
- a CDS encoding cell division protein FtsQ/DivIB; translated protein: MARAAKSTRRSRRTARPRFEWRWPALPAWPWRRLAGGTVIAAALVAGTWGLALLLDRPIRAVTVHGPFERVSVLQVEAAVGSLRTAGFLGVRLEQLREQIVAIDWVDDAIVRRRWPAEIEITVIEQAPAARWGDSGLLNTRGELFVQDARHVPAELPRLSGPEGSEASVARKYLDARATLAATGFRLRVLELDERGSWRIELSNGVELRLGRQSFETRLRRFARVAAPLLTPRVAEVGYVDLRYSRGFAVGWRERGAAAASSEGPTHDG